A DNA window from bacterium contains the following coding sequences:
- a CDS encoding zf-HC2 domain-containing protein, with translation MECRETQELLTAFHDGELPAAVRARVEEHLRGCRECGALLSDLARADQAAGVPDPGPAYWDRFNARVMDHVTREADGQGCPSAEAGRDAPGFEAPTGPKVALLRPKRGWMRQQLRYLVPTAAAAVLVMVVVRYGGMYPSTMDREVQVPGQAGTPRVLSPRPMDREVQVPGQAGTPRVVSPRPMKIEPPAPGPAVQRSAGAEPEFRMEKKGESPVVDQRTATTARDGQVPGQAGTPRVVSPRPMDREVQVPGQAGTPRILSPRPTKREETPPVRAAERAVVAVPSPPVAARAESASERVMAKDSSAEAPSAESLGKMRSKGGATTLAAGLSPSTPPCDRARALAERERFREAETAQRECLAQERSAPAQEKGLVFLAELLDRQARFAEADAVITEVGRQFPRSRPLDLYRRQRPMVQKHPVGVPVTR, from the coding sequence ATGGAATGCCGGGAAACACAGGAGTTGCTGACCGCCTTCCACGACGGAGAACTGCCCGCCGCCGTCCGCGCCCGGGTGGAAGAACATCTGCGCGGCTGCCGGGAATGCGGCGCCCTGCTGTCCGACCTGGCCCGGGCCGACCAGGCGGCCGGCGTGCCGGATCCGGGACCCGCGTACTGGGACCGGTTCAACGCCCGCGTGATGGATCATGTAACGCGGGAGGCCGATGGACAGGGATGTCCAAGTGCCGAGGCAGGCAGGGACGCCCCCGGGTTCGAAGCCCCGACCGGCCCGAAGGTGGCGCTCCTGCGGCCGAAACGCGGGTGGATGCGGCAGCAGCTCCGCTATCTCGTCCCCACCGCGGCGGCCGCGGTACTGGTCATGGTCGTCGTCCGGTACGGCGGGATGTATCCATCGACGATGGACAGGGAGGTCCAAGTGCCGGGGCAGGCAGGGACGCCACGGGTTTTGTCGCCCCGGCCGATGGACAGGGAGGTCCAAGTGCCGGGGCAGGCAGGGACGCCACGGGTTGTGTCGCCCCGGCCGATGAAGATCGAGCCGCCGGCGCCGGGTCCGGCGGTACAGCGGTCTGCCGGAGCGGAACCGGAATTCCGCATGGAGAAAAAGGGGGAGAGCCCCGTAGTCGATCAACGAACCGCGACGACGGCCAGGGATGGCCAAGTGCCGGGGCAGGCAGGGACGCCACGGGTTGTGTCGCCCCGGCCGATGGACAGGGAGGTCCAAGTGCCGGGGCAGGCAGGGACGCCACGGATTCTGTCGCCCCGGCCGACGAAACGCGAGGAGACGCCGCCGGTTCGCGCAGCCGAACGTGCCGTCGTAGCCGTGCCGTCGCCGCCGGTCGCCGCCAGGGCGGAATCCGCTTCGGAAAGAGTAATGGCGAAGGATTCGTCGGCAGAAGCGCCCTCGGCGGAATCCCTCGGGAAAATGCGGTCGAAGGGCGGCGCGACGACCCTCGCCGCCGGACTTTCGCCTTCAACCCCGCCCTGCGACCGGGCACGCGCGCTCGCCGAACGGGAACGCTTCCGGGAAGCGGAAACCGCCCAGCGGGAATGCCTCGCGCAGGAGCGATCGGCGCCCGCCCAGGAAAAGGGACTCGTCTTCCTGGCCGAGCTGCTCGACCGCCAGGCGCGATTCGCCGAAGCGGACGCGGTCATCACGGAAGTCGGCCGCCAGTTCCCGCGAAGCCGTCCGCTGGACCTCTACCGCCGGCAGCGGCCGATGGTGCAGAAGCATCCCGTGGGCGTCCCGGTTACCCGCTAG
- a CDS encoding DUF4149 domain-containing protein: MAIASAVYRLALSLWVGGIALFTFVVTPVIFRTHGRDAAGKIVGSIFPAYFRYGLVLAALALLARIAAGEAFHGARQWVGTLLVATAILLIGCQAYLLVPRMEQVKRSVTSFETASPEDPARKEFSRLHGISMVVNLVVFLEGAALVVAGEALRR, translated from the coding sequence ATGGCCATCGCTTCCGCCGTGTACCGGCTTGCCCTCTCGCTCTGGGTGGGGGGAATCGCGCTGTTCACATTCGTCGTGACGCCGGTGATCTTCCGCACGCACGGGAGGGACGCCGCGGGAAAGATCGTCGGGTCGATCTTCCCCGCCTATTTCCGCTACGGCCTCGTGCTCGCCGCCCTTGCCCTGTTGGCCCGCATCGCCGCCGGGGAGGCGTTCCACGGCGCGCGCCAATGGGTCGGGACCCTCCTGGTCGCGACCGCGATCCTGTTGATCGGCTGCCAGGCGTACCTGCTCGTCCCGCGGATGGAACAGGTCAAGCGATCGGTGACCTCCTTCGAGACCGCGTCCCCCGAGGATCCCGCCCGCAAGGAATTTTCCCGGCTCCATGGGATCTCGATGGTCGTCAACCTCGTGGTCTTCCTGGAAGGGGCCGCCCTCGTCGTCGCCGGTGAAGCGCTCCGGCGGTAA